Genomic DNA from Magnolia sinica isolate HGM2019 chromosome 4, MsV1, whole genome shotgun sequence:
CGGAATGCCATTATTGTTAGATATCTCCTTCTGACATTTTTCATGCATGCATGTTTGTTGTTGGTGTCTGCAGTTTTAGCAAGGATGGTGAGAGTCAGTGTCTTGAACGATGCACTCAAGAGCATGTACAATGCCGAGAAGAGGGGCAAACGACAAGTCATGATCAGGCCATCCTCAAAAGTTATAATTAAGTTCCTTCTGGTGATGCAGAAGCATGGTTCGCATCCCTGATTCCCTTGTTTACATTTTTTGCCCTCATGTTTCTTGCTCTGCCTCATGCATATGTTCTACGTGCTTTGTTCCATAGGTTATATTGGAGAATTTGAGTACGTCGATGACCACAGGTCTGGTAAGATAGTCGTGGAATTGAATGGAAGATTGAACAAATGTGGGGTCATCAGTCCTCGTTTCGATGTCGGTGTCAAAGAAATTGAGCCTTGGACTGCAAGGCTCCTCCCCTCCAGACAGGTCAGTTTAGTTAGGAAGAGAGGCTCTTATGAAGTGTGATCTCCACCCACTTGGCAAACATGCAATGGTGATTgggaccattgatctggtggaccaTCACATAGATGGGCAGTGGCCCAAAAATGCAGTTATTGGACAAGTCTGACCGCCCAATTTTCCTGCTTGAGCGTGGATGAtggatcttttcttttttcaacttGAGTTCATCTATCCACTAGCAGATGGCTGTCCATTGCTGAGTGCCTGATTCTTAGGCTATGCACTATCCATACGATGGCCCAACTAATCAATGATGATGATCACTGTATGCTAGTTCGATGTCTACACTGAAGGTGCTTTGTTGCCAGCACATTGAAATACATGTAGCACGCATCACAGTAAAGCATTCCCTTAATTGCATCAAGTTCACATCTATAAATATCATTCTTGAAAACCCACAGGACCCGTTTGGATGCAATATTGAAACTGGGTTCCAGAGATGAAACCCTTGTTCGATCTGAAATGACGGTTTtgtggcctgtttggatgccaccaCAATTGTCGGTTAGGAACTCACCCAACAAGTTAGACTGCTTTGGGACTCATGATCCAATTGGTTTTTGAGAAACAATGATTGTGGGTATCCTCTGCAGACTACAATCGACAATGTGTCCAAATGGGCCCCTAGTAATGCAATTTTTAACaactgaccaaaaaaaaaaaacatgcagttTGGCTACATTGTGTTGACAACGTCTGCGGGCATCATGGATCATGAAGAGGCTAGAAGGAAGAACGTGGGTGGTAAAGTTCTAGGCTTCTTTTACTAGGTGGAGGCATTGGAATtggaattttcttttccttttcttttttttcccccaagGATGGATTCGAATATTTCTGGCTTGCCTGTTGAGTAATTTTTTACTTGTTTCAAACATCATGGATTTGTTTCCTCTGTCGAACCTAAAACAATTGAGATTGTCTGCCATTTTTGGAGTAATTTTAAGAGTTCTTGCTAAGTTTAAGCTAGTTGGTAATGGTGTGTGTGGTGATTCTAatctatggtttttttttttttttttttaaaagaatgcaAGGTTTATTTTCTTATTGGAATGTGAACAGATCTTCTGCTTCCTTTTAGAATTTCCTAATGAGAGGAATCAACTATACAGTAATATGGCTGATTTCCTGCTTGTTCAGGTCGCTTGTAGTGTTGTTTGGATTTGCATTCGATAATAGATCAAAATACAAAACTGTGCATTCGAGAAGGAATCACAATACATAGTTGCATGTTAGTCTAAAATATGATGTTTGGTGGGTTTTTTTTCCCTGTTTATGTCACTTGAGTAGAAGATCAGAATGGTGAAAAGGGTGGGCTGCACCAGGAAGATCAACAGGATGGAAAATTGGAACAATCTTTACATCAGTTGGGTTGCACCTATCCAATTGACAGACCATCATCCTTGAAATGATTTCCAGGGTGTAGTCTGCTTGATGAATGGACTATCCGGGTTTTATCCTCTGTTAGTTTATATGATGCGACCAACTTTTGCAAGGCATGGATTTGGGCTGAAGCTAAAGCCTGTCTCAGTCAGTAGTGGGCTGACAAGCCTAGGCATGGCTCAGtcacaaccttactagaacatggcCATGAGGTGGTGATGCATGAATTAAATGCTCTTACACCCTAACCAGTATGTTGAAGAAACATACTGGGGTGATGCATGAATTAAATGCTCTTACACCCTAACCAGTATGTTGAAGAAACATATTGGTTTGGGCTGCAGCCTTTGTAATATTTTCTGtattttctttgtttgtttctttcattttatattttttcggCTATGCTGTTTTCTAACTAAGATGTCATCCttcaatatataaatatatatgttgAAGAAACATGTCCTGCATGGTGTGGATTTGACATTGGTAACCAGAGATGTTGACCTGTTGGAAAATGTCATCATTCCAGCTGAAGAATGGTTGAAATCAATACATCCAAACACGCCTTTGAAATTCCAATCTTGTTCTTGTGGTAAATTACAACTTCCATTCGAGAATGGTTGTAATTTGACTATTGGGGGTTGTGATGATTGATACACTGGCACCCA
This window encodes:
- the LOC131243625 gene encoding small ribosomal subunit protein uS8, with the protein product MVRVSVLNDALKSMYNAEKRGKRQVMIRPSSKVIIKFLLVMQKHGYIGEFEYVDDHRSGKIVVELNGRLNKCGVISPRFDVGVKEIEPWTARLLPSRQFGYIVLTTSAGIMDHEEARRKNVGGKVLGFFY